One genomic region from Entelurus aequoreus isolate RoL-2023_Sb linkage group LG14, RoL_Eaeq_v1.1, whole genome shotgun sequence encodes:
- the sona gene encoding serine/arginine repetitive matrix protein 2, translated as MECAVDVPAGEDETTEKDDVNSKETTEPPHKKNKKHKKHKNKKKKKKRKGEKDSSSESGAESEAEPTPSPKPVRTTRASARLAAVTKTGDHVGLKEDKTDCVDKEGDTKSKKHKRHAAKKKKKKKKKDEKKSQSRSSSDSSSGSGSESEMDARAATGDSKTSPAVAPGRHEPVTRMSTRNKRGEEKEVLNLMPNPEPPQVKNEGIADVDVSPKAEKTANGSHTNGTENDIKPPLPCQDEITQTATIQVKEEACIGDGSFSHELPDIIPKQEGNTPKDEPIPKEDSNVMQPATLKESDSPSSESPMSIAGPDIKRSGSQHSRSPSPTLPKQNNDGQAAATTEEPPGNYSRSASKDKKSPTPLKNRHLSRSVSRSQSPKPRKKSVSPSSKSPKKARHQSRSSSRSLTPKKKALKSPRKSKSPRRQRSSLSVSPKRHRSPLSPKRRVSRSPKRSGRRSRSRSRSTKRSRKRSGSRSRGGLKRSRTRSPRRGGAGSRRSRSRSVIKARRSRSRRPYRRSRSRSLAKRVGGRRSSRSLSRHRRSPPPRSRRSRSRSARRSRRSRSRTPITYKRHRRSRSRSLRKRTKSRTPTSRWRSKSRSPVKRRSRSPARRKRSPPPRSSKRSKSRSLPRRHRSKTRSPLPSRKRSKSPRIISRRSKSKSVSVGLHRSKSRSRSESSDRPSDSSSPARSTSSLPIEEKTSSSPQAEQQPTQELTAAEDEVVYPTVTTGGWKPVTSFGPPSPLATISMDESQEPPEDSVAVPEQEQEEEEAASLSYEQDVSGSGSQEPGPDGSDGSERSGEERDSSLPVETESKFQRCSSGSPSPTRQNKELSCSPTNIREPSRSASPRKRSKSPVRKRESVSPLEKKKRRSKSRSPGRRRKSSPSRSSTRRKRSRSKSRTRARRSKSRSQIRKKRSRSPNARVRKRSKSTDRNKRSRSRSAARKKRSRSGDRGRRSRSRSSERRRRSRSRGRGRRPVPVFRSRSFDRRDRWKREPSHSPVLILRKQRRSGSRTRRSTSKTPPRLTELDKDQLLEIAKANAAAMCAKAGVPIPESLRPKAILQLPLPTPSPSPLSLPLPLPLPMGMGMPNMGNLGPMGLPTIPGMPNMSNITMSAAMASMTAATMTAALTNMGALAAMPPMTPLPTITNKPPPCLLPPTPSLNLDHIEEVKRKVTQQANIHTIKELTEKCKMIANSKEEMAIAKPHLSDDEY; from the exons ATGGAGTGTGCAGTTGATGTTCCAGCTG GTGAGGACGAGACAACAGAGAAAGACGACGTAAATTCCAAGGAAACGACTGAACCACCCCACAAGAAAAACAAGAAGCACAAAAaacacaagaacaagaagaaaaagaagaagagaaagGGTGAAAAAGATAGCAGCTCCGAGTCCGGTGCGGAGTCAGAGGCAGAACCTACACCGTCACCAAAACCTGTTCGGACTACCAGAGCCAG TGCAAGGCTGGCAGCTGTGACAAAAACTGGAGATCATGTTGGGCTGAAGGAAGACAAAACAG ATTGTGTGGACAAGGAGGGAGATACAAAATCTAAAAAACACAAAAGACATGCtgccaagaagaagaaaaagaagaagaagaaggatgaaAAAAAATCCCAGTCTCGCTCCTCGTCTGATAGCAGCTCAGGCTCAGGGTCTGAGTCTGAAATGGATGCACGTGCAGCAACAGGTGATAGCAAAACCTCCCCGGCTGTAGCACCTGGCAGGCATGAGCCAGTGACCAGAATGTCAACAAGAAACAAACGAGGTGAGGAGAAAGAAGTTCTAAACCTCATGCCGAATCCTGAACCACCTCAAGTGAAAAATGAGGGCATTGCCGATGTGGATGTTTCCCCTAAAGCAGAGAAGACCGCAAACGGTAGTCACACCAATGGAACAGAAAACGATATCAAACCGCCATTGCCTTGTCAGGATGAGATAACACAGACAGCAACAATTCAGGTAAAGGAAGAAGCCTGTATAGGTGATGGTAGTTTCAGCCATGAACTTCCTGATATTATTCCCAAACAGGAAGGTAATACACCCAAAGATGAGCCAATACCGAAAGAGGATTCAAATGTAATGCAGCCAGCAACATTAAAAGAATCAGATTCACCAAGTTCAGAATCTCCCATGTCAATAGCGGGCCCGGACATTAAGCGGTCTGGATCACAACATAGTCGGTCACCATCACCAACTCTTCCTAAGCAAAATAATGATGGTCAAGCTGCAGCAACAACGGAAGAACCACCTGGAAATTATTCAAGATCAGCCTCAAAGGACAAAAAATCTCCTACGCCTCTAAAAAATCGTCATTTGTCTCGCTCTGTCTCTCGGTCTCAGTCTCCTAAACCAAGGAAGAAGTCTGTCTCCCCATCCTCCAAGTCTCCCAAGAAAGCTAGACATCAATCACGGTCTAGCTCTCGTTCCCTTACCCCCAAGAAGAAGGCATTAAAGTCACCAAGGAAATCAAAGTCTCCAAGACGTCAAAGGAGCTCCTTGTCTGTGTCCCCAAAGCGACATAGAAGTCCTCTGTCTCCAAAAAGAAGAGTCTCGAGATCACCAAAGCGTAGCGGGCGCAGGTCTCGCTCTAGATCTCGATCTACAAAGCGAAGCCGGAAGAGGTCGGGGTCCCGCTCACGAGGAGGCTTGAAGCGCTCCAGGACCCGCTCGCCCAGACGTGGCGGTGCAGGCAGTAGGCGCTCACGGTCACGCTCCGTTATCAAGGCTCGTCGCTCCAGATCGAGACGCCCTTACCGCCGCTCCAGGTCGCGTTCCTTGGCTAAACGTGTTGGTGGCAGACGCTCAAGTCGATCTTTGTCGCGACATAGGAGGTCACCACCTCCAAGATCCCGTCGCTCACGCTCCCGATCTGCCCGCAGGAGCAGGCGGTCTCGATCACGTACTCCTATAACCTACAAACGTCATCGCCGCTCGAGATCAAGGAGCCTCCGTAAACGGACCAAATCCCGAACCCCTACATCTCGCTGGCGCTCCAAATCCAGGTCCCCGGTTAAACGGCGCTCTCGGTCCCCAGCTAGGAGAAAGCGGTCTCCACCACCAAGGTCTAGCAAACGCTCAAAATCCCGCTCATTGCCTAGAAGGCACCGCTCAAAGACGCGTTCACCACTACCGAGCCGAAAGAGGTCCAAGTCTCCAAGGATCATCAGCAGAAGGTCCAAGTCAAAATCTGTCTCTGTTGGCTTGCACAGATCCAAGTCCAGGTCCCGGTCTGAGTCAAGCGATAGGCCGTCTGATAGCTCGTCCCCTGCCAGATCCACTTCATCCCTTCCCATTGAGGAAAAGACATCCTCTTCTCCCCAGGCAGAGCAACAACCAACCCAAGAACTGACGGCTGCAGAAGATGAAGTGGTTTATCCAACAG TTACTACAGGTGGTTGGAAACCTGTGACCTCATTCGGTCCTCCCAGTCCCCTTGCTACTATCTCTATGGATGAGTCCCAGGAGCCACCTGAGGACTCTGTGGCCGTCCCTGAACAAGAACAGGAAGAAGAGGAGGCGGCAAGCTTATCCTACGAACAAGACGTCTCTGGCTCTGGCTCTCAGGAGCCTGGGCCAGATGGGTCTGATGGTTCTGAAAGGTCTGGCGAAGAGAGAGATTCTTCCTTGCCTGTAGAAACAGAATCCAAATTCCAGAGATGTTCCTCTGGTTCACCGTCTCCTACAAGGCAGAACAAAGAGCTCTCATGTTCACCTACAAATATAAGAGAACCTTCTCGGTCAGCTTCGCCCCGAAAAAG GTCCAAGTCACCAGTCAGAAAAAGAGAATCTGTCTCCCCGCTAGAAAAGAAGAAGCGTCGCTCAAAATCGCGGAGTCCTGGTCGGCGCAGAAAATCTAGCCCTTCTCGGTCCAGCACCCGACGCAAGCGATCCCGTTCCAAGTCTCGAACCAGGGCACGCCGATCCAAGTCTCGCTCTCAAATCCGCAAGAAGCGATCCCGCTCACCCAACGCCAGAGTGAGGAAAAGATCCAAGTCCACTGACAGGAACAAGAGATCGCGGAGCCGCTCAGCAGCCCGCAAGAAAAGGTCTAGGTCAGGCGACAGGGGTAGGAGGTCCAGGTCTCGCTCATCTGAGCGAAGACGGCGGTCGAGGTCGAGAGGGCGAGGGAGACGTCCAGTTCCAGTGTTTCGCAGTCGCTCCTTTGATAGACGAGACAGGTGGAAGAGGGAACCAAGTCATTCTCCAGTTCTGATTTTACGCAAACAGCGCCGTTCAGGATCCCGGACACGGCGTAGCACGAGCAAGACTCCTCCACGACTTACGGAACTTG ATAAGGACCAGTTGTTGGAGATAGCTAAGGCCAATGCGGCTGCCATGTGTGCCAAAGCCGGGGTGCCAATTCCTGAGAGTCTCCGGCCAAAAGCCATCCTTCAGCTTCCCTTGCCGACCCCGTCACCCAGCCCGCTATCACTTCCTCTACCTTTACCCCTCCCCATGGGCATGGGGATGCCAAATATGGGCAATTTAGGTCCAATGGGGTTGCCCACTATTCCAGGGATGCCCAACATGTCCAACATCACCATGAGTGCGGCCATGGCAAGCATGACTGCGGCCACTATGACGGCCGCCTTGACCAACATGGGTGCTTTGGCGGCCATGCCTCCCATGACCCCACTTCCCACTATCACCAACAAACCTCCTCCGTGTCTTCTGCCGCCAACCCCATCCCTGAACCTGGACCATATCGAGGAAGTGAAAAGAAAGGTCACTCAGCAAGCTAACATCCATACCATAAAGGAGCTGACAGAG AAATGCAAGATGATTGCAAACAGTAAGGAGGAGATGGCTATTGCTAAACCGCACCTCTCAGATGACGAATATTAA
- the ercc1 gene encoding DNA excision repair protein ERCC-1: MKKRFNINLDDSAFTRERPLPKHHFQPSSNVEQSSASSSAKNDNHLSYAQYIIKDKGQGSSEDGGALTSTNLRQKEPDSVPSAEDRGETSGGDEVKKSLGKEGHLGPNLGPKQAGSGSSIIVSPRQRGNPILKFVRSVPWEFGEVVPDYVLGQTTCALFLSLRYHNLNPNYIHDRLKQLGHSFTLRVLLVQVDVKDPHHALKELARICIMADCTLILAWSPEEAGRYLETYKSYEKKPADLLKEQVEKDYLSKVTDCLTTVKSINKTDAITLLSTFSSLEGIISASKEDLVLCPGLGPQKARRLHDVLHKPFLKSMTKCDS; encoded by the exons ATGAAAAAGAGGTTCAACATCAATTTGGACGACTCTGCCTTCACTCGAGAGAGACCACTT CCAAAGCATCACTTCCAGCCATCATCAAATGTGGAACAAAGCAGCGCTTCTTCCTCTGCAAAGAATGACAATCATTTGTCCTATGCACAATATATCATCAAGGATAAAGGTCAGGGGTCCTctgaagatggcggcgccctcacAAGTACCAACCTGAGGCAAAAAGAACCTGATTCAGTACCCTCTGCAGAAGATAGGGGTGAGACTAGTGGAGGCGACGAGGTCAAGAAGAGCTTGGGCAAGGAAGGACATCTTGGTCCAAACCTTGGTCCCAAACAGGCGGGGTCCGGGAGTAGCATTATTGTCAGTCCCCGACAG AGGGGGAATCCGATTTTGAAGTTTGTGAGGAGTGTCCCGTGGGAGTTCGGAGAGGTTGTACCAGATTATGTCCTGGGCCAAACAACTTGTGCTCTCTTTCTCAG TCTGAGGTATCACAATCTGAATCCCAATTACATTCACGACCGACTCAAGCAGCTCGGACACAGTTTTACCCTCAGAGTTTTGCTGGTTCAAGTGGATGTG AAAGATCCTCATCATGCATTGAAGGAGCTTGCTCGCATCTGTATCATGGCGGACTGCACTCTTATTTTAGCGTGGAG CCCAGAGGAGGCAGGGCGTTACCTGGAAACATACAAGTCCTACGAGAAGAAACCTGCCGATCTTTTAAAGGAGCAAGTTGAAAAAGACTATTTGTCaaag GTGACAGACTGCCTGACCACCGTGAAGTCCATAAACAAGACAGATGCTATTACACTGCTGTCAACCTTCTCT TCTTTGGAAGGAATCATCAGTGCCTCTAAAGAAGACCTGGTTCTCTGTCCTGGCCTTGGGCCACAAAAA GCAAGACGTCTCCACGATGTGCTTCATAAACCCTTCTTAAAATCCATGACGAAGTGTGATAGTTGA